A stretch of Gossypium hirsutum isolate 1008001.06 chromosome A06, Gossypium_hirsutum_v2.1, whole genome shotgun sequence DNA encodes these proteins:
- the LOC107890793 gene encoding LOW QUALITY PROTEIN: peroxidase 12 (The sequence of the model RefSeq protein was modified relative to this genomic sequence to represent the inferred CDS: inserted 1 base in 1 codon), with amino-acid sequence MAKATSFTAFLLMSSLFLSSYFSVSKADNPAPIVSGLSWTFYKTSCPKVESIIRKQLQKVFKKDIGQAAGLLRLHFHDCFVQGCDASVLLDGSASGPSEQDAPPNLTLRGFEIINDLRARVHKECGRVVSCADIVALAARDSVYLSGGPDYDVPLGRRDGLSFATRNATLQNLPAPFANAAAILSSLATKNFDPTDVVALSGGHTIGISHCSSFTXRLYPTQDPTMDQTFAKNLKHVCPTANSSNTTVLDIRTPNKFDNKYYVDLMNRQGLFTSDQDLYTNSRTRGIVTSFAVNQTLFFEKFVAAMVKMSQLSVLTGKAGEIRANCSVRNANNNSLLASVVEEEARSEF; translated from the exons ATGGCTAAAGCTACATCTTTTACTGCTTTCCTTTTGAtgtcttctctctttctttcttcttacTTTTCTGTCTCAAAAGCAGACAACCCCGCTCCCATAGTAAGTGGTCTCTCATGGACTTTCTACAAAACTTCATGTCCCAAAGTAGAATCCATTATTAGAAAACAACTGCAGAAGGTTTTCAAGAAGGACATAGGCCAAGCTGCTGGCTTGCTCCGTCTTCATTTCCATGACTGCTTTGTTCAG GGATGTGATGCATCGGTGCTGCTGGATGGATCAGCGAGTGGACCAAGCGAGCAGGATGCTCCGCCGAACCTGACCTTGAGAGGATTCGAAATCATCAATGACCTGCGTGCGCGTGTCCACAAGGAGTGTGGAAGAGTCGTCTCTTGTGCTGATATCGTTGCTCTTGCTGCTCGTGACTCTGTTTATCTG TCTGGAGGTCCGGACTATGACGTGCCATTGGGAAGGCGAGATGGACTGAGCTTCGCCACAAGAAATGCAACATTGCAGAACTTGCCCGCACCCTTCGCCAATGCTGCCGCCATTCTCTCCAGTCTCGCTACCAAAAACTTTGACCCCACAGATGTTGTGGCTCTCTCTGGTGGCCACACCATCGGCATCAGCCATTGCAGCTCTTTCA GCCGCCTTTACCCTACTCAAGATCCCACCATGGATCAAACCTTTGCCAAAAACCTCAAGCATGTTTGTCCTACAGCAAATTCTTCAAACACCACGGTGTTAGATATAAGGACCCCTAACAAATTCGATAACAAGTATTACGTTGATCTCATGAACCGCCAGGGTCTTTTCACCTCCGACCAAGACTTGTACACAAATAGTAGGACCAGGGGCATTGTTACTAGCTTTGCTGTTAACCAGACTCTCTTCTTTGAGAAGTTTGTGGCGGCCATGGTAAAGATGAGTCAGTTGAGTGTCTTGACAGGCAAGGCCGGTGAAATTCGTGCCAATTGCTCCGTAAGGAATGCCAATAACAACTCCCTCTTAGCGTCTGTGGTGGAAGAGGAAGCCAGGTCTGAATTTTAA